Genomic window (Capricornis sumatraensis isolate serow.1 chromosome 1, serow.2, whole genome shotgun sequence):
aaactttttaaaatatatgtgttaaaaatatgtatgaataaaaattcaaatagtgCTGAGGACTAAAGAGTGATAAACAAGTTTTTCTCTCATCCTGGAACCATCCAGAGGCAGGTGACCAAATAGCAATTTCTAGGGTAAGCATCCAGAAAATAGACAGTCTGTGCACTACAATCATTCACATTCACTCACCCACATATCTAAAAATGCATACGGTTGGGTTCCTTAAGTTTTTTCAGTTCACAATATATATTGAACATTGTTGTATGTCAGTAAATGGAAAACTTAAACTTTATACTGGCGCATCACTCCATGATGGGATTCTGTGTTCACGGTTGTATCCTAGCACCTAGAACACTGCTTGAACATAATAAGCACatacaatgatttcttggatgaATGAATATAGGTTCATTCATTTTAACAGCTTCTTTTTTTATAGCATTCAACCGTATGTGTATATAATAAGAGACAAGTAGATAGACATTTAGCTACCTATTGTTTGGCTTCCACAAGCACAATTGTAGGCTAAAATTTTAGATGGCATTTCTGGTCAAAGGGtgtactttatatatattgaCAAATTTCATTTCAAAGACCTTGTGTCAATTTTCCATCATAAACAATGTATGTATTCATTAATTTCCCTACCTCAGTATAGTTCAAAATACTATTAAACTATCACATACTTTGATGTTTTCCTATATAATaatctaaagagtcagacatgacttagcaactcaacaacaacaatgatggaTATCATTGGGTTCAATGTAGGAAATGTCAGGGGAAACATTATATTCAGTTAATATTTTCCCATCATTCATGAAGCACCTTTACTAAAATTTCTCAGTTGATCACAAACACCAAGAACTTGCAATCAGGCAATAGTGAATCTGCAGAATTGCCCAAGACTTAGCATAAAACCCATGTCATTGTGACTTTATCCTACCTATCAGTTTCCCCAAGCCCTGTTTCAAATCTTTGTTTCTCAGACTGTAGATGAAAGGGTTCAACATGGAAGTTAACATAGTGTAGATAACTGTTGCTATCCGATCCTTGACGGTATAGCTGTTCAGTGGTTGGAAATAGACGTAGCTGATGCTCCCATAAAACAGGCTCACCACGGTGAGGTGGGAGCCACAGGTAGAGAAGGCCTTGTACTTCCCAGCAGCAGAAGGGATCTTCAGAACAGTGGTGAGAATCCTCAGATAAGAGATAATGATGCACATAAAGGGGGCCATGACCACAGACAGTCCTTCTGTCTTTATCACTATCTCATTGACATACGTAGATGAGCAGGACAACTTCAGCATTGCCTTGAGTTCACAGAAGAAGTGATGGATAATGTTGGAGGCACAGAAGGTGAGTTGATTCAGCAAGTGGACATGAAGGAGTGAATGAAGAAATGGGATGGTGAGGGAGATTATCAGTAGAAGGACACAACATTTATAGCTCATGATGGTGATGTAATGAAAGGGTTTGCATATGGCCACGTAGCGGTCAATGGCCATGGCCCCTAGGACATAACTATCTGCATTACCAAAGGAGAGGCAGAAGTATGTCTGGGTCATGCACTCACTATAGAGGATGGTCTTTGCCTCTGATAAGAAGTTCATCAGCATCTTTGGAATAATAACTGTTGTGTAGCAAATATCAACAAATGACAGGCTTTTCAGAAAGAAGTACGTGGGGGTCTGCAAATGAATATCTGAATAGATGGCCAGGATAATGATGAGGTTTCCCATCAGAGTGACCAGGTAGATAGTAACAAAGAGGACAAATAGAGGCTTCTGGTCCTCAGGCCTAGAGGAGAGCCCCAGTAGGATAAATTCAGAAGGACTTGATATGTTGTCCCatctcatagttttgattttgctaaagagaagtaaaatataaattaatagacTCTCCTTTCATCTGAAGCATGCATTTTCCTAGTACATTTAAGCTTTATTCTCACTGAGATATGGTAAGAACAATATTTACCTGTGATGTTTCTTTCCTCCAATAATGTGGAGAATTCaggtgaaatatatttttctacctCCTTTTTAGTTTCTGAGCTACTTAGAGATGTTGGGAAAATAGGTTATAAGAGGGGTATAAGACCAGAGAGAGAaatagacagagacagagaattcCTTTTTTAACATCTGCATTCTTCAATAATcatattttttagagcagttttaggtttataacAACATTTAGAGGgagatacagagatttcccatatattcCCTACTCCCACACATGCTTCGCCTTGTGTGTTATCAACATCACTCAGTAGagtgaaacattttttaacaaGGATGAATCTATATGGACATACCATAATCACCCAAAGCCCATAGTTTATCTTAGAGTtcactcttaaaaaaattttatttttaaatggaaggataattgctttacagaattttgttggtttctgccaaacatggTTCATTGTAGTAGGGCTTGGACAGAGTTTGGGGCACAGGAAAAAGTCTTTGTTTAGAAATTTTAGTGGATAAATTTGTCTGGGTAATTACTTGTCCATTTTTGAATCATCTGTACTTTGTATTTGTGTGATTCCCCCATCACTCATCCTGGACTTTGGATGCTGAATTCTGATATTATCATGCAAGCTTTTCTTTCCCATTGCTGTTGTACATATATCCTTCCTGCCTCAGCAAGTTAtttgagaagagaagatggaaacAGAGACATAGATCCAGCATGACATGGACAGAgaacttctttattttatatctttttactGTATGCTAGGCCTCCACCTTGTGGATTCTAACATTGCTGTCTGTATATGtgcaaatgtatttatttttaagtgtgaatttgtCCCTAGAACTATATCAACCATAGACACAGATGCCCAGGACTTACCTGATCATTAAGAAACACTTCCTGAATCTGAGTGATTTCTTTgtgggtaactgcagggctctttCCATCGGATGAACTACAGTGACATACTCTGTGCCTTTGTCCTGTGCCCTGTCTTCAAGTCCCTAGAGTTCAATTTGGAAAACAAGTAAAAGGCAGTCAATTTTCTCAATTATATTTGAGAAAGTAAGGTATTCCTCTAAGGAACCAAGCGGATATTTCATGCCTTCTTCTCCAAGTAGTCCTGTCTGTCCCCATGTTTCTGAAAATCCTTGGCATGCTTGTActtttctggaaaaggaaacaatcaacaacATGAAAAGCAATTTATGGAATGAAATAAAGCATTTTCAGCCATATCTGATAAGGACTTAATATccaaaaaatataagaaactcaTAGAACCTAGTACTAGAACCCCCAAATAACCCAGTTTTTAAACTGGCAAGAGAtttgaataggcatttctccaaagaagacatccaaatAGACAACAAGTAGAAGCGCTCCACTTCACTAGTCATCAATAAAATGCAGGTAACaagcacaatgaaatatcacctcatgcttattagaatggctactatccaaaAGACAAATGACAGCAAGTGTTGGTGAGtatgtggagagaaaggaacccaAGAACacttctggtgggaatgtaaactgatatagtcTTTATGAAAAACAGCATGCAAGtcccttaaaaaatttaaaatagaacaatCATAAGATTGAACAATCTTATTTCTTGAGTATAtggccaaaggaaaagaaatcaaaatctcTGAGATGACTCATCACAAATGAACATCTCATGTTCATTTCAgatttatttacaatagccaaaatgtggaaacaacctaaatgtccattgatggatgaatagaaaaagagaatgtgatatatatatagctatCTCACACTTAATGTATGTAAGttaaagttgaaagtgaaaatgttagttgctcagacatatttgactctttgtgaccccatggattgttgcccacaaggctcctctgtgcaggagacttcccagtcaagaatactggagtgggttgccatctccttctcaaggggatattcctgacccaggaatcaaacctgggtctcccacattgccagcagattctttacagtctgagccctTGGAAGCTTAAGTTAGAGTTAGATGTCCCTTCCTGATCCCCTATTGTACTTTATATATACAAAGAGCTGAAAAAGTTCCTTCAGTGTTTTCAAAACAATTGGCCTAGGAGATAAATGTGAATAGCAATGGAGGACTTGGAAAAATGGAGAGATATCATGGAAGGTGAGAGGGAGTGGTACCTTCTCTGAGAATGTATTTCCAGGGAGAATATAGTTGTAAGACATAATAGGGAATTTGGTGGAATTTCAGAACAAAAACATTGTCAGAACCCCAAGAAACTGACCCTGTCTGGTTagagcagagagaaaaggaataTTCTTGAACTAGCAGGACACTGAGTTCCCACGTGGAAGACAATGATTTAGTGGAGAAATTGGATTCAGACTGACGTTTTGAGCTAGTTTCAGCATATTGTCTCCAAATTGGGGGGCAGGAATGAACCTCTTCGTTCTTATAGTTTCAGTCATCCATACATTCTGTTcgactcagtcactcagtcgtgtccgactctttgtgaccccatgaacagcagcacgccaggcctccctgtccatcaccaactcccggagtccacccaaactcatgtccattgagtcaatgatgccatccaaccatctcatcctttgtcgtccccttctcctcctgccttcaatctttcccaacatcagggtcttttcaaatgagtcagctcttcacatcaggtggccaaaatattggagtttcagcttcaacatcagtcctttcaatgatgtAGAATAATGCTAATGaaacttttctcatttgtaaCTGTACTTCTCTTTTATTTACATGACACTTGACATTATGTTTAATCTTTCATCCTCGCTGGAATGGAGGATCTATTAGgggtaaaatttattatttttcactggTACATCCTTAATACTCATCAGAATGCTTTacacataagtgaaagtgaaagtcactcagttgtgtctgactctttgtgaccccatgggttatacagtccatggaattctccaggccagaatactggagtggtagctgttcccttctccaggggatcttcccaacccagggatcaaacccaggtctcctgcattgtaggcatcttctttaccagctgagccaccagggaagctcatcccTACACATAATAGGtcatcaatttaaataaatacaagaatgaacaataaggtcctactgtagagcacaggaaactatattcaatatcctgtgataaaccataatgaaaaagaatatgaaaaatatatatttataactgagtcaaattgctgtacagcagaaataaacacaacattgtaaactgactatacttcaataaaattgaaagcaaaatgtCAGGATGAGTGAATTATTTAGTCCATAGTCAAAGTAAGTAGGTTTTCCGATAAATGAGAGCTGctttttccctactttccaaGAGTATCTTGAGCATGAGTAAGTTGAATAATGTCCTGACGACAAAATCTTTATATTTAACAAGAatagattcctttaaaaattagtaaGAGAAAGACTGGGAAGTTGGAGAAATATGTTCTTACAACTTCACTTAGCACAGTCATAGGAAAGAGCTAAAGTTGGTGGTTAAGAAGATAGGTCTGGTTTCAGACATGCTAAGAACTGAATCATTGTTAAATTTAACaaagacatttatttatataGCAAAGAGTAAAGAAACAATTAACAGTAAGTTTATTAGTAAATTTATTAGCATATTATTTTAACTCTACAATTTTAATGGAGCTACAAATTAAATTCAAGCCAAGTGTTGTGGACACATTTCAAATAAGAACACTAATTTAAAGACATATGATGCTGCTTAAATGAAACCAAATAAAAATGGTGGCACTAATAGTGGAGATTTTAAATTTAGGTCCAGTTCTGAATCTCTGTTAAGACTGTAGAGAACCTCAATTATCTACTTTTGAAGTATTTCAACAGGAATAAGAATTCTTGGGTACTGTTTCCTGTGATTAAGGACTTGTTTTTAGCACTTTAcataatctcagttcagttcagttcagttcagttcagtcgctcagtcgtgtccaactctttgtgaccccatgaattgcagcactccaggcctccctgtccatcaccaactcctggagttcactcagactcatgtccactgagtcagtgatgccatccagccatctcatcctctgtcatccccttctcctcctgcccctcaatccctcccagcatcagagtcttttccaatgagtcaactcttcgcatgaggtggccaaagtactggagcttcagctttagcatcattccttccaaagaacacccagggctgatctccttgagaatggactggttggatctccttgcagtccaagggactctcaagagtcttctccaacaccacagttcaaaagcatcaattcttcagtgctcagtcttcttcacagtccaactctcacatccatacatgactactggaaaaaccatagccttgactagatggaccttagtcagcaaagtaatgtctctgcttttgaatatgctatctaggttggtcataacttttcttccaaggagtaagcgtcttttaatttcatggctgcagtcaccatctgcagtgattttggagccccaaaaataaagtctgacactgtttccactgtttccctatctatttcccatgaagtgatgggactggatgccatgatcttcattgatTACTAATTAATGATGTCATGAGGTATGAACTGTTATTACCCtcatttactgatgagaaaactgagatctgTATAGGTTAGAacatttgcccaagatcacatagtTGGTAAGGGATAGAGGTGGGGTTACAACTTCCCAGTCTATTAGCCTAAACACTAAGCTACCTTTCATAGTACTAACCCCAAAGTGCTcttttgagtacaaaatgaacaaaatatatgaTAGTTTAGCATGATGTCTGTCACATGATCAATACTCAGCATGTTAACCAGTATTTTGTTATTATTCTGGTGTTTtattcgctaagttgtgtccaactttttgtgaccccatagaccacagcatgacaggctcctctgtcctccagtatctcccggagtttgctgagatttactatctaaccatctcattctctgccactcccttttccttttgccttcagtctttaccaggatcttttccaatgagtcagctctttgcatcaggtggccaaagtattggatcttcagcttcaatGTTATTACTATTTTCTCACAGAGCCTTTTCTGTCCTTGAGAGATGTGTTCCTTTTTCATCTTGGTCAACTTACAACATGTCATCAAccaactcttctccagcacccatcCTTCACAGACATGATGATCAGTCTCCTCTAGCTGGCCTGAGTCCTGAGTTTCTTTCTGGCTGTTTTGACCACAGGAATGCTGGACTCAAAGTGAGTCCCAGTTTGTGGAAATTACAGCCTAGTGTAATGGACACTGAGTGTAACTTTTGCTTGGAGCAAGTTTTTGACTTCTGCATGGTGATCACAAGCTATATTGCATGTTCTACAActtgaggaaagaagagatgtaAATTAGCCCCTGATATCTTTCCATTCCCGGGGGATTTAggcaatatatattaatatactgaTGGTCACTGTTGGATCACTTTTTCGTAAATCATCTAAAACAGTAGTCATCAAACTTATGCAATATACAAATTCCtttcaaatgaaaaaattctCTTGGAATCCCTGGGTTAACATGTTTTGTTGTATCAGCATCATATGAATGAACAGAAAACTATAAgccttaataaatatattaatat
Coding sequences:
- the LOC138082107 gene encoding olfactory receptor 1L1-like, producing the protein MRWDNISSPSEFILLGLSSRPEDQKPLFVLFVTIYLVTLMGNLIIILAIYSDIHLQTPTYFFLKSLSFVDICYTTVIIPKMLMNFLSEAKTILYSECMTQTYFCLSFGNADSYVLGAMAIDRYVAICKPFHYITIMSYKCCVLLLIISLTIPFLHSLLHVHLLNQLTFCASNIIHHFFCELKAMLKLSCSSTYVNEIVIKTEGLSVVMAPFMCIIISYLRILTTVLKIPSAAGKYKAFSTCGSHLTVVSLFYGSISYVYFQPLNSYTVKDRIATVIYTMLTSMLNPFIYSLRNKDLKQGLGKLIGRIKSQ